One window of the Conexibacter sp. SYSU D00693 genome contains the following:
- a CDS encoding acyltransferase, with protein MTLTRGDALAGEERREAVTGARYPLVESARAIAALMVVAYHAAKTQPAGGGGQEYLEHLNVGVTVFFLISGFLLYRPFVVARLQGRVVGIRAFGLRRVMRIVPGYWVALTAVAIAGSGGAAVRDDPLTYYGFAQSFSDTTLLQGIGQAWTLSSELLFYAILPLYAIAVAFGRRGPVRWGVEVAGLLALSIVAFAYTAVYAPQVTTGESGQWVLFVLPRFLGHFAMGMALALLVVWLGTREAPPRPLRGLVARPSLTWLAAPVLFAIAVEAGLPRATRDVVDGLFAAAVLWPAVFGVAGVGVAGRVLGARWLLFAGTVSYGIYLYHFAFITRADSTLSSAGWIGLFVVGAVGGTVAGWLSWRFVEQPAIRWSRRRQAAWDGRRAQPVTA; from the coding sequence GTGACGCTGACCAGGGGGGACGCGCTTGCGGGCGAGGAGCGCCGCGAGGCGGTCACGGGCGCGCGCTACCCGCTGGTGGAGTCGGCCCGCGCGATCGCGGCGCTCATGGTCGTCGCCTACCACGCGGCGAAGACCCAGCCGGCGGGCGGCGGCGGCCAGGAGTACCTCGAGCACCTCAACGTCGGCGTCACGGTCTTCTTCCTGATCTCGGGCTTCCTGCTCTACCGGCCCTTCGTCGTGGCCCGGCTGCAGGGCCGCGTGGTCGGCATCCGGGCCTTCGGCCTGCGCCGCGTCATGCGCATCGTGCCGGGCTACTGGGTGGCCCTGACCGCCGTGGCGATCGCCGGCTCGGGCGGGGCGGCGGTCCGCGACGACCCGCTGACCTACTACGGCTTCGCCCAGAGCTTCTCGGACACGACGCTGCTGCAGGGGATCGGGCAGGCGTGGACCCTCAGCTCGGAGCTGCTGTTCTACGCAATCCTCCCGCTCTACGCGATCGCGGTCGCGTTCGGCCGGCGCGGGCCGGTGCGCTGGGGCGTCGAGGTCGCCGGCCTGCTCGCGCTGAGCATCGTCGCCTTCGCCTACACCGCGGTCTACGCGCCGCAGGTCACGACGGGGGAGAGCGGCCAGTGGGTGCTGTTCGTCCTGCCGCGCTTCCTCGGGCACTTCGCGATGGGCATGGCCCTGGCCCTGCTCGTCGTGTGGCTGGGCACGCGCGAGGCTCCGCCTCGGCCGCTGCGCGGGCTGGTGGCGCGGCCGTCGCTCACCTGGCTGGCGGCCCCGGTGCTCTTCGCGATCGCGGTGGAGGCGGGCCTTCCGCGCGCCACGCGCGACGTCGTCGACGGGCTGTTCGCGGCGGCGGTGCTGTGGCCGGCGGTCTTCGGCGTCGCCGGCGTCGGCGTCGCCGGCCGCGTGCTGGGCGCCCGGTGGCTGCTCTTCGCCGGGACGGTGAGCTACGGCATCTACCTCTACCACTTCGCGTTCATCACGCGGGCCGACTCGACGTTGTCGAGCGCCGGCTGGATCGGCCTGTTCGTGGTGGGCGCCGTGGGCGGCACCGTGGCGGGCTGGCTGAGCTGGCGCTTCGTCGAGCAACCCGCCATCCGCTGGTCGCGCCGGCGCCAGGCCGCGTGGGACGGGCGCCGCGCGCAGCCCGTCACCGCCTGA
- a CDS encoding NAD(P)-dependent oxidoreductase, which yields MKRAFVTGAYGMLGAWMVKGLLDDGVDVVVLKRDRRARAALTIEGTESRCHVVHGDLLDAPLLERVVNEEEVDTVFHLAAQTIVGAANRSPASTFDANMRGTWNLMEACRDSSVKRVVVAASDKAYGPHKDLPYQEDYALQPKFPYDVSKAATDLISRSYWHTFGLPVATTRFANIYGGGDLNPSRLIPELVDAVLDGRPPIIRSDGSPERDFLYVTDAVSAYLAIAKLLDDPKGGARGEGFNAGSGRPYSVREVVETLVRVAGSDVRPEFQGAGVPDGEIDRQWVDTAKIKRLAGWEPQVDLEEGLRRTLEWYREHRG from the coding sequence ATGAAGCGCGCGTTCGTCACCGGTGCCTACGGCATGCTCGGTGCGTGGATGGTCAAGGGGCTGCTCGACGACGGCGTCGACGTCGTCGTGCTCAAGCGCGACCGGCGCGCCCGGGCGGCCCTGACCATCGAGGGCACCGAGAGCCGCTGCCACGTCGTCCACGGCGACCTGCTCGACGCGCCGCTGCTCGAGCGCGTCGTCAACGAGGAGGAGGTCGACACCGTCTTCCACCTCGCGGCGCAGACCATCGTCGGCGCGGCCAACCGCTCCCCGGCGTCGACCTTCGACGCCAACATGCGCGGCACGTGGAACCTCATGGAGGCCTGCCGCGACTCGAGCGTCAAGCGCGTCGTGGTCGCCGCCTCCGACAAGGCCTACGGCCCGCACAAGGACCTCCCGTACCAGGAGGACTACGCGCTGCAGCCGAAGTTCCCCTATGACGTGTCGAAGGCCGCGACGGACCTGATCTCGCGCTCGTACTGGCACACGTTCGGCCTGCCGGTCGCCACGACGCGCTTTGCCAACATCTACGGCGGCGGCGACCTCAACCCGTCGCGGCTGATCCCGGAGCTCGTCGACGCGGTGCTCGACGGCCGCCCGCCGATCATCCGCTCCGACGGCTCGCCCGAGCGCGACTTCCTCTACGTCACCGACGCGGTGAGCGCGTACCTCGCGATCGCCAAGCTCCTCGACGACCCCAAGGGCGGCGCGCGCGGCGAGGGCTTCAACGCGGGCTCGGGGCGGCCCTACAGCGTCCGTGAGGTCGTCGAGACGCTCGTGCGCGTCGCGGGCTCCGACGTGCGGCCCGAGTTCCAGGGGGCGGGCGTGCCGGACGGCGAGATCGACCGCCAGTGGGTCGACACGGCGAAGATCAAGCGCCTCGCCGGGTGGGAGCCGCAGGTCGACCTCGAGGAGGGCCTGCGCCGCACCCTCGAGTGGTACCGCGAGCACCGGGGCTAG
- a CDS encoding sugar phosphate nucleotidyltransferase, with protein sequence MDSPPPVAILCGGRGTRLQEHTRTIPKPLVEIGGHPIVWHVVQIYAQHGFRDFLLLTGYLADQMEEFAAQTPWPEGVTVRCLDTGLDTPTGGRVAKAAEELGGGTFCLTYADGVADLDLGALLDFHRAHGAAATVTVVRPELQFGVLDLDGDDKVTGFREKPRSEHWINGGFFVFEPRVLDVVHDDVVLEREPLEQLAGEGELRAFRHGGFWDCMDTYKDSILLNDLWASGDAPWRTWA encoded by the coding sequence ATGGACTCGCCCCCTCCTGTCGCCATCCTGTGCGGCGGCCGCGGCACGCGGCTGCAGGAGCACACCCGGACGATCCCCAAGCCGCTCGTCGAGATCGGCGGCCACCCCATCGTGTGGCACGTGGTGCAGATCTACGCGCAGCACGGCTTCCGGGACTTCCTGCTGCTCACGGGCTACCTGGCCGACCAGATGGAGGAGTTCGCGGCGCAGACCCCGTGGCCCGAGGGCGTCACGGTCCGCTGCCTGGACACGGGCCTGGACACGCCGACGGGCGGGCGGGTCGCCAAGGCCGCCGAGGAGCTCGGCGGCGGGACGTTCTGCCTGACCTACGCCGACGGCGTCGCCGACCTGGACCTGGGCGCGCTGCTGGACTTCCACCGCGCCCACGGCGCAGCCGCCACGGTCACCGTCGTGCGGCCCGAGCTGCAGTTCGGCGTCCTGGACCTCGACGGCGACGACAAGGTCACCGGCTTCCGCGAGAAGCCGCGCTCCGAGCACTGGATCAACGGCGGCTTCTTCGTCTTCGAGCCGCGGGTGCTCGACGTCGTGCACGACGACGTCGTCCTGGAGCGCGAGCCGCTCGAGCAGCTGGCCGGCGAGGGCGAGCTGCGCGCCTTCAGGCACGGCGGCTTCTGGGACTGCATGGACACCTACAAGGACTCGATCCTGCTGAACGACCTGTGGGCGTCGGGAGACGCCCCGTGGAGGACCTGGGCATGA